The following are encoded in a window of Manihot esculenta cultivar AM560-2 chromosome 8, M.esculenta_v8, whole genome shotgun sequence genomic DNA:
- the LOC110620701 gene encoding germin-like protein subfamily 1 member 17: MKAFHFLVLLALAVAFSFASAFDPSPLQDFCVAIPEPKNAVFVNGKFCKNPNLTVAGDFSISGLNIPAFTGNRVGSNVTLVNVDKIPGLNTLGISLARLDFAPNGGLNPPHTHPRATEILVVVEGTLYVGFVTSNPNRLFTKVLYPGDVFVFPIGLIHFQFNIAKTNAVAFAGLSSQNPGVITIANAVFGPNPPINPDVLAKAFQLDNYAVEKLQKLFANA; this comes from the exons ATGAAGGCCTTTCATTTCCTTGTCTTATTAGCTTTGGCTGTGGCTTTCTCTTTTGCCTCCGCCTTTGACCCTAGCCCTCTCCAGGACTTCTGTGTTGCAATTCCTGAACCTAAGAATGCTG TGTTTGTTAATGGGAAGTTCTGCAAGAACCCAAATCTCACTGTAGCTGGTGATTTCTCTATTTCGGGACTCAATATTCCTGCATTTACGGGAAACCGAGTTGGATCAAATGTCACCCTCGTAAACGTTGACAAAATACCAGGACTTAATACTCTTGGTATTTCCCTCGCTCGCTTAGACTTTGCTCCTAATGGTGGCTTAAACCCTCCCCACACTCACCCTCGTGCTACGGAGATCCTTGTAGTTGTGGAGGGCACCCTTTATGTTGGCTTTGTCACATCCAACCCCAATCGTTTGTTCACCAAAGTCTTATACCCCGGAGATGTTTTTGTATTTCCAATTGGTCTCATCCACTTCCAGTTTAACATTGCAAAGACGAATGCAGTTGCCTTTGCTGGTCTAAGCAGCCAAAACCCAGGCGTCATCACCATAGCAAATGCAGTCTTTGGGCCTAATCCACCCATTAATCCTGATGTTCTTGCTAAGGCCTTCCAATTAGACAATTATGCTGTGGAAAAATTGCAGAAACTATTTGCCAATGCGTAA
- the LOC110620721 gene encoding germin-like protein subfamily 1 member 17 yields the protein MKAFHFLVLLALAVAFSFASAFDPSPLQDFCVAIPEPKNAVFVNGKFCKNPNLTVAGDFSISGLNIPAFTGNRVGSNVTLVNVDKIPGLNTLGISLARLDFAPNGGLNPPHTHPRATEILVVVEGTLYVGFVTSNPNRLFTKVLYPGDVFVFPIGLIHFQFNIAKTNAVAFAGLSSQNPGVITIANAVFGPNPPINPDVLAKAFQLDNYAVEKLQKLFANA from the exons ATGAAGGCCTTTCATTTCCTTGTCTTATTAGCTTTGGCTGTGGCTTTCTCTTTTGCCTCCGCCTTTGACCCTAGCCCTCTCCAGGACTTCTGTGTTGCAATTCCTGAACCTAAGAATGCTG TGTTTGTTAATGGGAAGTTCTGCAAGAATCCAAATCTTACTGTAGCTGGTGATTTCTCTATTTCGGGACTCAATATTCCAGCATTTACAGGAAACCGAGTTGGATCAAATGTCACCCTCGTAAACGTTGACAAAATACCAGGACTTAATACTCTTGGTATTTCTCTCGCTCGCTTAGACTTTGCTCCTAATGGTGGCTTAAACCCTCCCCACACTCACCCTCGTGCCACGGAGATCCTTGTAGTTGTGGAGGGCACCCTTTATGTTGGCTTTGTCACATCCAACCCCAATCGTTTGTTCACCAAAGTCTTATACCCAGGAGACGTTTTTGTATTTCCAATTGGTCTCATCCACTTCCAGTTTAACATTGCAAAGACGAATGCAGTTGCCTTTGCTGGTCTAAGCAGCCAAAACCCAGGCGTCATCACCATAGCAAATGCAGTCTTTGGGCCTAATCCACCCATTAATCCTGATGTTCTTGCTAAGGCCTTCCAATTAGACAATTATGCTGTGGAAAAATTGCAGAAACTATTTGCCAATGCGTAA